TCCCCGGCGAACCGGGCGTCGGCGGCGGCGTACGCCTCGTGCAGCTCCTCGACGGAGGTCACCGGCTCGGACTGCCGCGAGGCCCAGGCGCCCAGCTGGGCGCCGCGCGGGCGGGTGGCGAAGTACGACGCGACCTCGTCGGGCGGCAGCGCCCACGCCTCGCCGGTGACGCGGACCTGCCGCTCCACCGGGTGCCAGCCGAAGAGCAGCGCGCACGCGGGGCTGGCGGCCAGCTCGATCCCCTTGCGCGACCCGCGGTTGGTGAAGAAGACGAACCCGCGCTCGTCGAACCCCTTGAGCAGCACCGTCCGCGACGACGGCACGCCCTCGACCGAGACGGTGGAGAGCACCATGGCGTTCGGCTCGTGCATGGTCGAGTCGAGCGCCTCGAGCAGCCAGCGCCGGAAGAGCGCCAGCGGGTCGCGGCCGGCGTCCTCCTCCGAGAGGCCGCGCTCGGCGTACTCCGAGCGAAGCGCGGCGAGGACCTCGGCAGGGTCGCGGGAACCAGCAGGGTTGTCCACGAGCGCGACCCTAGACCGGCCGGATGCCGCACCGGAACAGCTCGGGGTGCAGAATGCGACCTGACACACATTCCCCGACGAAGGAGTCGAAGACGCATGACCGAGGTGCACCACGGACTCGAAGGCGTCATCGCCTTCGAGAGCGAGATCGCTGAGCCTGACAAGGAGGGCTCGGCCCTTCGTTACCGTGGCGTCGACATCGAGGAGATCGTCGGACGCGTCCCCTTCGAGAACGTCTGGGGACTGCTGATCGACGGCTCCTACACCCCGGGCCTGCCGCCGGCCGAGGCCTACAACCTCCCCGTCCACACCGGCGACGTGCGGGTCGACGTGCAGGCGGCCATCGCCATGCTCGCCCCCGCGTTCGGCTTCGGCCAGACCTACGACATCAGCGACGAGCAGGCCCGCGAGGACCTGGCCCGCGTCGCGGTGATGGTGCTCTCGTACGCCGCCCAGTCGGCGCGCGGCCTGCACCGTCCGGTCGTCACCCAGAGGGTCGTCGACGAGGGCCGCACCCTGGCGGAGAAGTTCCTGCTGCGGTGGAAGGGCGAGGCCGACCCGAAGCACGTCAAGGCGATCGACGCCTACTGGTCCTCGGCGGCCGAGCACGGCATGAACGCCTCCACCTTCACCGCGCGGGTGATCACCTCCACCGGCGCCGACGTGGCGGCCGCTTTCTCCGGCGCGATCGGCGCGATGAGCGGCCCGCTGCACGGCGGCGCCCCCTCGCGGGTGCTGGGGATGATCGAGGACGTGGAGAAGACCGGCGACGCCCGGGCCTACGTCAAGAAGCTGCTCGACGACGGCGAGCGCCTGATGGGCTTCGGCCACCGCGTCTACCGCGCCGAGGACCCGCGTGCCCGCGTCCTGCGCCGGACGGCCCGCGAGCTGTCCGCACCGCGCTACGAGGTCGCCGAGGCGCTGGAGAAGGCGGCCCTGGCCGAGCTGCGCGAGCGTCGCCCCGACCGGGTGCTGGAGACCAACGTCGAGTTCTGGGCCGCCATCGTCCTGGACTTCGCCGAGGTGCCGGCCCACATGTTCACCTCGATGTTCACCTGCGCCCGCACGGGTGGCTGGTCGGCGCACATCCTGGAGCAGAAGCGCACCGGCCGGCTGATCCGGCCGTCCGCGATCTACACCGGGCCGCAGGCGCGCCCCGCCTCGGCGATCGAGGGCTGGAACCCCGACTGGTCCGCCTGAGCCGTCCCGCTGAGCAGCTCCAGGACAGCCGCACCCTCGTGAGGGTGCGGCTGTCCTGCATTTCACCCGCACCCGGATCCCCGAATCCGTCGCCCCCGATTGGGTACGAGGCGAGGGACGCATTCGCGAGAGAACACCCGAGAGAAACAACAAGGAGTCCGCCATGACCGAGCAGCCCGACGTCCCCACCGAGATCGGTACCGACCCCGCGGTGGACGACTCAGGTGACGCCAACGGCGAGCTCTACCACGGCTACAGCGTGGACGACGAGGACCAGCCGCAGGGCGACGGCGACAGCCTGGTCAGTGACCGTGGCCTGCCCGACCCCCTGGACGAGGGCTACTCCCCGCCGGAGAAGTGGTCGGCCGCTCAGCGGTTCGGCAACACGCCGTACGAGGAGGCGACCGGGGAGACCCTGGACCAGCGGGTCGCCCAGGAGGTCCCGGAGCCCGACCCCTACGAGGCGGCCGCCGAGGCCGAGTCGGCGGAGGACGTCGACGACGGCGAGGTGGGCAGCGAGCGGGCCGGCCGGCTGGTCGACCCCGACCGCGGCATCGGTGAGGACACCGAGAAGGACCTGGTCGGCGAGGACGTCGGCATCGACGGCGCGGGCGCCAGCGCCGAGGAGGCCGCGATGCACGTCGTCGACGACGACGAGTAGCAGAGCGTCAGCAGGACCGCAGCAGCCCGTCGGCGTCAGCCGGCAGGCTGCTCCACGTACCAGCTGGTCTTCCCCCGGGCCCCCTGGCGGGTGAGCGAGACGTGCACGTGGTCGCGGTGCCGCAGGGTGGGCGAGCAGCCGCGCTTGCGGCGGCAGGAGGAGGACAGGTAGGGCCTGGGCTCGAAGCCGCGGTAGGCGGCGTACATCGTGTCGTCCCAGATCACGTACATGACGCCCATCCGGCGGGCCAGCGCGTGCGGGTTGCCCAGCGCGTCGGGCGCGAAGAGCTCGGCCAGGAACGCGTCGGCCACCGCCTTGTCCGCGGGCCTGCGGGCGTCCAGCATCCAGTCGAAGGCGCGCGCCTCCTTGTGCTCGGAGACCGAGGAGCCGGCACAGCTGCGGGCGATCGGGCCGGCTGAGCCGCCCCGCGCCACGAGCGCCTGGGCGAGCATCAGCACCCCGGGCTTGGGCTTGCGCCGGCAGCGGGTCTGCGGCTGGTAGCCGGCGTAGGCCTCGACGGCGGAGGAGAAGACCAAGGCCGCGCTGAGCACCGGCACCCGGGCCTTGGCCCGACTCGTGGGATCGGGCGCCGGACCGGCCTGGGCGGGGCCCGGCGCCGTTCCCGCCACGGCCAGGAGCAGCACGAGCAGTGCCCCCACGACACCTCGTGCGGTCACTCCCCTGCCGGTCGTGAGCCGTCCTCCCCGAGTTCCTCCGATCACGTGCGCGACGCTACGTCCGGCGCGCGGGCGCTGTCCGGCGTACGACGGAAAAACCCGAGAAACCGCCGCGACCTACGGCGTGTCGGCTGGACCGAGCGTCTTGCCGAAGCACCGGGACAGCCCGGAGTCGCGGTAGTGGCCGTAGTTCGGGATCGGCCGGTACCCGCAGGACTCGTAGAGCCGCATCGCCTCGGGCTGGCGCAGCCCGGTCTCGAGGACCAGGCTCCGGGTGCCGGCGGCCGCAGCCTCGCGCTCGAGCAGCGCGAGCACCTGGCGGGCCAGGCCACGGCGGCGGTACGCCGCGGCGACGTACATCCGCTTCACCTCCGCGCAGGGCTCGGGCTGGTCGGACGGCGCCCGGGCCAGCCGCCGCCACGCCCCCATCGCCACCGGCTCGTCGCCCAGGTAGCCCACGTAGAACCGACCGGCGTCCCCGGCGAACTCCGTGTCGTCGATCGGGGCGCTGTCCGGACCGCCGTAGAGCGCCACGTACTCGGCCTGCACCTCGTCGATCAGCCGGACGGCGTCCGGGTGGGTCAGCGCACGCCGCTCGAACCTGAGGGCGGCGGGCAGGGCGGTGGTCATGGGCGGTTCCTCATCGATTCCGTTCGTCGGGCGGTCGGGCGTCGGGCAGCCGGACCGGGTGACACAATA
The window above is part of the Nocardioides campestrisoli genome. Proteins encoded here:
- a CDS encoding GNAT family N-acetyltransferase; the encoded protein is MTTALPAALRFERRALTHPDAVRLIDEVQAEYVALYGGPDSAPIDDTEFAGDAGRFYVGYLGDEPVAMGAWRRLARAPSDQPEPCAEVKRMYVAAAYRRRGLARQVLALLEREAAAAGTRSLVLETGLRQPEAMRLYESCGYRPIPNYGHYRDSGLSRCFGKTLGPADTP
- a CDS encoding DUF5709 domain-containing protein — translated: MTEQPDVPTEIGTDPAVDDSGDANGELYHGYSVDDEDQPQGDGDSLVSDRGLPDPLDEGYSPPEKWSAAQRFGNTPYEEATGETLDQRVAQEVPEPDPYEAAAEAESAEDVDDGEVGSERAGRLVDPDRGIGEDTEKDLVGEDVGIDGAGASAEEAAMHVVDDDE
- the pdxH gene encoding pyridoxamine 5'-phosphate oxidase — encoded protein: MDNPAGSRDPAEVLAALRSEYAERGLSEEDAGRDPLALFRRWLLEALDSTMHEPNAMVLSTVSVEGVPSSRTVLLKGFDERGFVFFTNRGSRKGIELAASPACALLFGWHPVERQVRVTGEAWALPPDEVASYFATRPRGAQLGAWASRQSEPVTSVEELHEAYAAADARFAGEQVPVPPLWGGYRVRPVAMEFWQGRPGRMHDRLEYRRGTEDPAVWHRRRLSP
- a CDS encoding citrate synthase 2 produces the protein MTEVHHGLEGVIAFESEIAEPDKEGSALRYRGVDIEEIVGRVPFENVWGLLIDGSYTPGLPPAEAYNLPVHTGDVRVDVQAAIAMLAPAFGFGQTYDISDEQAREDLARVAVMVLSYAAQSARGLHRPVVTQRVVDEGRTLAEKFLLRWKGEADPKHVKAIDAYWSSAAEHGMNASTFTARVITSTGADVAAAFSGAIGAMSGPLHGGAPSRVLGMIEDVEKTGDARAYVKKLLDDGERLMGFGHRVYRAEDPRARVLRRTARELSAPRYEVAEALEKAALAELRERRPDRVLETNVEFWAAIVLDFAEVPAHMFTSMFTCARTGGWSAHILEQKRTGRLIRPSAIYTGPQARPASAIEGWNPDWSA